AGCCGATCGAATGGTTCCGCGACAATGTGATCGGCGTGGTGCCGCGCGGCCTTCCGGGCGCCGGACGCAAGGTCTATCCGGGCTTTCTGCAGATCGCCGGCTTCATGAGCATGAACGTCGACCGCCACGCCAACGCTTTCATGGACATGTTCCGCCATCGCGTCGAAGGCGAGCACGAGAAGGCCGACCGCATCCGCACTTTCTACGAGGAATATTTCGCCATCATGGATCTCGACGCGCGCTTCTATCTGGAGACGATCGAGACCGTGTTCCATAAGAATGCCCTTTCTGCAGGCAAGCTGCTTTTCAAAGGGCGCCCGGTGACGCCACGCGCGATCAAGAAGACGTTTCTGCTCACCGTCGAGGGCGAGAAGGACGATATTTGCGCCGTCGGCCAGACGCTCGCAGCGCAGGACCTCTGCAGCGGGCTGCGGCCCTATATGAAGTCACATCATCTGCAGGCGGGCGTCGGCCATTATGGCGTGTTCAACGGCAAGCGCTGGGACAATCAGATCTATCCGGTGCTGCGCGACCATATCCAGAACAGCGTGTAGCGCTGCGGCGTCGCATGCTCTCACGAGCCACGGACTCCGGGCCGTCATTGCGAGCGAAGCGAAGCAATCTAGAGCCGTGGGGCGCAGCTAAATCGGGTGACGGACTAAATCCCCGACCCTCGTCCTGAGGAGCCCGCGAAGCGGGCGTCTCGAAGGACGGCAACGGGGAGAAACCTCAAGATTTCGCCCCACGGCCGCCCTTCGAGACGCCGCCTGCGGCGGCTCCTCAGGACGAGGATCGGGTTCTTATCCTTCACCCCGATTTCCCTCCTTGCCGCGGGGCGGCTTTTTGGAATGCTTCATCGCTTCGCTCCTGGCAATGACGGCTGCGCTCGGCGGAACAGCTATTTGCTCGGGCAGGCGATCTCTTCGATCTTGTTCGGGGACTGGCCGGGCTTGATCACGAGAAGCGGCGGCAGGCCTTCGCGAACGCATACCTCGTTGCCGACGAGCGTGTTGCCGCCGGCCATGTGCAGAGCGATCCCCGCATTGGAGACGCTGCTGATCTCATTATTCTCGACGGTCACGCCGGAGGTTCCGCGGTCCAGATAAATTCCGAAGCCGCCATAGCGGCGCGCGACGACATCATCGATGACGTTATGGCGAATCGTGCTGCCCTCGAGATCGGACAGCGTATAGATGCCGCCGAGATCGGACATCGCGCCCATGCCGATCTCGCTGATCCGGTTATGCTCGATCACATTGTGGCGCGTTCTGTGGCGCCCGCCCCAGATCCATCCGAGCGATATGCCCGTATAGCGAAATCGACGAATGTCGTTCTCGACGATCTTGTTGCGGTCGGCGTCGCCGATCCAGACCGCCGCGGCGCCCGGCCAAATCTTCCCGCCGTCGCTCATGACGTTGTTCTTCAGGGTGACGCCGCAGGTTTCCGGATCATCCTTAGCGGCGACGACCGGCGTGTAGGCGTCGGAAGCGTCGCCGATGATGACGGCTCCGCCGCCGAGATCGGTCATGCGGCTGTTGGTCACGACAGGACAATGGGCGGCGCGAGCGAAGCTCATCGCCAGGCTCGCGACGCCGAAGACGTCGATGTGATCGAAACTGATGCGAGACGCGTCCTCGACCGCGATCGCTGCAGCGAATTTCACGCTGACGCCCGCTTGCGCGGGCGTCCGGTCGATGTTGCGAACGAGGTCGCCGGTGTGAGCGAAGCCGATCGCATCGATCACGACGTCATGCGCTCCGTCGCCGATCTCGAGCAATTGCGGCGTGCAGGGCAGCACGGCGCGAAGCCGGCCGGCCGCGCGCTCGCTCTCCTCGCTCGATGTCGGACGATAATCGATCTTCGTTCCCGACTGGGCCCATTCGCCCGGCTCCAGCGCGTCGCGATCGATGTTCTCGAAGTAATAATCCTCGCCTTTGCCGAAGCGCGCCCAGACGTCGGTATGGCTGGTGACGCCGTCCACCGTCAGGATGCGGTTCTTCGCATCGATGTGAAAAACAGGAAAGCGCGACGCCGACCAATAATGAAAGGCGACAACCTCCGAGCCGGCGTCGAATGTGTAGCGGCTCGCGTCGAATTCAGGCGCATAGGAAAATTTATCGCGCGGCGCACCCGTCTCCAAGCCGCGGGCGACCTCGGCCTCCACGCGCAGAAATCCCTGCTTCGGCGTCCGCGACCGCATCCGGCGCTCGTCGTTCACGAACAGCGAGCGTTGGACTTCGAGCGGACACGCCCCGGCGACGTCCCAGCGCCAGAAGCCGCGCCGTGTGACCCGAGGCGGAGGAAGGGCGACGCCGCCGCTGAAGACCGCGCCGGACGCGGCCGCGATGAGAATAGTCGAGGCCCCCGCATCGCCGGAGGTCTCGGCGTCCAACATCAAGGGGGATCGCAGCGGATAGGCGCCCGGCGCGAAGCGGAGGCAGACGGCGCCCTCGGCGGCCCCGGATCGCCGCAGCGCGCGCAGCAGTTCGATTGCGCGAGCGGGAGTTCGAACGGCTGCGGCGCCGCTGTCGCCCGAGGCGAGATCGCTGCCCTCGGGCGAGACGAATATGGAGCGACATCGCGCTGCAGCAGCCGGCGCCGAGGCGCTGCTCGGCTCCGCTGTCGCGACGAGCCATAGCGCAAGGAGCGAAGCGACGCAGCGACAAAGGGGCCGCCCCATGGCTCTGGATTGCTTCGCTGCGTGCGCAATGACGGACCAGCTTCCGTTGGTTCGCATCGAAATACCTGTTCTCGAAGCATTTTTGATGATGTGACGCGGTCGCGCGAGCTCGCCGGCTGCGCCCGCCGCAGTAGGGAGCCGCCTCGGCGCGCAGACAAGTCCGGCATTCTCCGCATGGTTCTGGGGCCGGCTGCTCCGGCGCGGCGTCGTGAGAAGTAACGCGCCGCACGCACAATAAACGCGAGCGCGCGCCCCTCGAACATCTCTCGCATCGCCTCGTAGAAGCCAGCCGAGACTTGAATAGGCGTCACGAAAAAATCGGAGAGCCACGGCCAGCTGAAGTCACGGCGCGGCATCGGCCAGTCCTATCCTCGGAGCACGCCGGAGAAGCACGAACGCATCCGATGGGTAAAACGCTCCATCGGCTCGCGCGTCCGGCTGCAAGCGCCACAAAACGTTTCGCTCCATCGAAATTTTCAATCGGGTCACGATGAAATTATGGCAATGCGAAGAGTCGCCGAAGGCGATTTTTTCTAATGAAATCTTAAGGATGCACGCGCACGCTCAGGGTGCGACGAAATATCCCTTGATGGGTTTTGTGCGTCGCAATATATTCAAGTCGACCGAGGCGAGAGCAACAGTCGCTCCCACCTGCTCCAACGACGAGCCTTGCGAGCCATCGAGGGTGTCGAAGGCGGATGAGGTATATCATGGAATCGATCAGCAACTGGTTTCAGGACTGGTCCGACGCCTGCATTTACGCAAAGGAATGCACGCCTGATCTCTCCTTCCTCCCCGGAGAACCTTTCACCGCGCTCGCGAGCATCGCAGCGGTCTGCTTCTTCATCTGGTGGCGCAACGAGAAGGCGCTGAGCGCGAGCGGACTCGTGACGAGCGTCGCCGCCGAGTCCTCCTCGCCCTACGCCGATCTTTCCGCGGCGCTCGATCATGCGCGCGCGCTGGTTTCTGCGCCCGAGAAAAAGGCGGCCTGAACGCCGGCGGACCGAGCGGCCGGACGCCCCGTCGACGACGGGCGTCCGGCCGCTGTTTTTTCGGCTGTGCTTTTTTCGGCTGCTGGCGCGTCGACTCCGGATCGCTTTCGCGATAGGCCTCGAGCAGAACCGCGAGCGACGAATCTCGATGCGCATCCAATCCCGCCATTACCGCACGATCTGGCCCCACGCCGACGGAACCGTCGAGGCGATCGACCAGACGCTGCTTCCGCATCGCTTCGAGACGCGCCGGCTCGCCGCGCTCGACGACGCCGTAGCGGCGATCGCCACAATGGTGGTGCGCGGCGCCCCGCTGATCGGCGTGACCGGAGCCTATGGTCTGGCGCTCGCCGCCGCGGCCGATCCCGCCGATAGCGCCATCGAGGAGGCGCACGCCCGGCTCGCCGCGGCGCGGCCCACCGCCGTCAATCTGCGCTGGGCGCTCGATCGGCTGCGCGCGCTGCTGCTCGCCGCCCCGCCGTTGGAACGGCGCGCGCTCGCTTTCGGCGAAGCCGCCGCCATCGCCGATGAGGACGCGCTCGCCTGCGAGGCGATCGGCGATCAGGGCGCGGCGCTGATCTGCGCCGCCGCCGCCGAGCATCCGGGCCGCCCGGTCAACATTCTCACCCATTGCAACGCCGGCTGGCTCTGCGCGGTCGATTGGGGCACGGCGCTCGCGCCCATCTACAAGGCGGCGCGCGACGGCGTTCCCCTGCATGTGTGGGTCGACGAGACCCGCCCGCGCAACCAGGGCGCGAGCCTCACCGCCTTCGAGCTCGGAGGCGAAGGCGTGCCGCATACGGTGATCGCCGACAATGCCGGCGGCCATCTGATGCAGCACGGCCTCGTCGATCTCGTCATCGTCGGCAGCGACCGCACGACGCGGCGCGGCGACGTCTGCAACAAGATCGGCACCTATCTGAAGGCGCTCGCCGCCCATGACAATGGCGTGCCCTTCTATGTCGCTCTGCCGAGCTCCACCATCGACTGGACCATGCGCGACGGCGTCGCCGAGATCCCGATCGAGGAGCGCGACCCGAGCGAGGTCACCCATATCAGCGGCCGCGCCGCCGATGGCGCGACGACGCGCGTGCAGCTGACGCCCGACGGCTCGCCGGCGCGCAATTGGGGCTTCGACGTGACGCCGGCGCGGCTCGTCGGCGCGCTGATCACCGAGCGCGGCGTCTGCGCGGCGAGCGAGGCAGGCCTGCGACAATTATTTCCCGATCTCGCCTGAAGCGCGCGCCTCGGACAAGCCTTCGCGATTATCTCCTTTGACGCGCGACCCGCCGCATTCATCCACGCCCGCCGGCTCGGACGCGCTTCGGAGGGCCCATGCCGCAAAAAATAGAGGCTACCTGCGTTGTCGTCGGCGGCGGACCCGCCGGGCTGATGACCGGCTTCCTGCTCGCCCGCGCCGGCGTCGACACGGTCGTCATCGAGAAGCACGCGGATTTCCTGCGCGACTTCCGCGGCGACACCATTCACCCTTCCACGCTCGAGGTGATGCACGAGCTCGGCCTGCTCGAGCGCTTTCTGCTGCTGCCGCATCGCAAGGCCCGTCAGATCGCCGCCTGGATCGGCGACCGCAAGATCGTGATGGCGGATTTCACCCATCTGCCGACGCAATGCGGCTTCATCGCCTTCATGCCGCAATGGGACTTCCTCGACTTCATCGCCGGCGAGGCGACGAAGCTGCCGAATTTCCGGCTGCTGATGTCCACCGCGGCGGAAGCGCCGCTCGAGACGGACGGCCGCGTCGCCGGCGTTCGCGCCCGCGGACCGGAGGGCGAGATCGAGATCGCCGCGCGCCTCGTCGTCGCGGCGGATGGGCGCACCTCGGTGATGCGCACGGCCGCCGGCCTGGAGATCGAGCAATATGGCGCGCCGATGGACGTGCTGTGGTTCAGGCTGCGGCGCGAGCCGGAGGACCCGCAGGAGACCTTCGGCCGCATCGCCCCGGGCCGCATGATGGTGATGATCGAGCGCGGCGCCTTTTGGCAATGCGGCTATGTGATCCCGAAGGGCGGCGCGGCCGAGCTGCGCGGCCGGCCGATCGAGGCGTTCCGCGACGAGGTCGCCGCCACCGTGCCCTTCGTGGCGGGGCGGCTCGACGAGATCTCCGGCTGGGAGAAGGTCAATCTGCTCACCGTGCAGGTGGATCGGCTGAAGCGTTGGAGCCGGCCGGGCCTCCTCTGCATCGGCGACGCCGCCCATGCGATGTCGCCGGTCGGCGGCGTCGGCGTCAATCTCGCCATTCAGGACGCGGTGGCGACGGCCAATCTCCTCGCCGGCCCGCTGCGCGCGGGAACGCTTCGCGACGCCGATCTCGCGGCCGTGCAGAAGCGCCGTGAATTTCCGGCGCGGGTGACGCAGCGCATTCAGCGAATCATCCAGGACCGCGTCATTCGCAATGTTCTCGCCGCCGACGCGCCGATCGAGCCGCCGCTGCCTTTGCGGCTATTCGACCGCTTCCCCTTCCTGCGGCGCCTGCCGGCGCGGCTCATCGGCCTCGGCGTCAGGCCGGAGCATGTCGCCGGCGCGGTCAGTTCATCGCGCGAATGAAGGCGCCGAAGGCGCGCGGGCCGTCGCCGGTCTTGGCCTTGCCGGTCACGGTCAGGCTATCGGCGGCGATCGACCAGAACTCATTGGTGAACCAATTGGCGACATAGACGGTCTTGCCGTCGCGGCTGGCGCCGATCCCTTCGGGATATTCGCCGACCTTCACCTCGCCGACCGGCGCGAGCGTCGTAAGATCGAAGACGCTCACCGCCTCGGCATATTGATCGGTGACGAAGCCGCGCCCCTGCGCCAGCGCGACGCAATAGGGGCGCTTGCCGACCTTCACCGTCGCGGCGACGCGCCGCGCGGCGATGTCGATGACGCTCACATCGTCCGATTCGACATTGGCCGTATAGGCGCGCGCGCCGGCGGCGTCGATGGTGACGCCGAAGGGATGGCGGCCGACCTCGATCTCGCCGATCTTGCGAAACGACGCCGCATCGACGAAGGCGATGCGATCGGCGTCGCGGATGGAGACGAGGATCAGCCGCCCGTCCGGCGTCACCGCGACGCCCGAGGGCGTGACGCCGACCTGCGCCGTCGCGACCACCGCGCCCGCCTCCGGATCGACCGCGAACAGGCGGCCCTCATACATGTCGGCGACGTAGACGCGGCCGCCGTCCGGCGCGACGGCGAGGCCGAGCGGCCCGCCCTCGAGGGCGATGCGCCGCAGCGCGCGCCGCTCGCGGGCGTCGATCACCGTGAGATATTTGCCTTCCGGGCTCGTCACATAGGCGCGGGCGCCGTCCGCCGAGACGGCGACGCCGGCCGGCTTGCCGCCGATGGCGAGCGTGGCCGCGGGACGCATCGTCGCGAGATCGACGATGGTCACATCGCCGCTGCCCTGATTGGTGACGAAGGCCTCGTCGGCCGCGGCCGGCGAGCACAGGGCCAGGGCGAGAGCGGCGGCTCGCGCCGCCGACCCGCGCCAGGACCGCGAGCCTTCAGGCTCGCATCCACGGCGGCGAGCCTGAAGGCTCGCGGTCCAAGGGCTCGCCAGCCGAGCGATCACTTGCCGCTCTCGACCTTTTCCTTGAGCGCGGCGAGGCCGCTCTTGTAGAGGCCGGTGATCGCCGCGAGCGCCGCCTCGTCGGAGAGCTCCGGCGGCGGGTCGTTGTTGGGATAGCCGCGGTAGAAGGCGCCCTTCCATTCGACGACGCTCTTGTCGCCCTGCGGCTTCACCGTCATCGTGGAGGAATAATTGTTGACCGGCAGCACCTTCACGTCGACCTTCTCGATGCGATAGGCGAGCGAGAAATCGGCGGCGTCATATTTGGTCAGCAGCTCGTCGATCTCGCCGCCATTCTTCAGCGTGATGTGGCGCGTCGCCTTGCCCGGCTCGTTGCCGCCGGCCCCTTCGGTCTTGGCGACCGGAGGCAGCCAGCTCAGATCCTGGAAATTGCCGACGATGGCCCAGACTTTCTCGGCCGGCGCAGCGATCTCGATCGTTTCCGTGACCTTCTGGCGCGAGGGGCCATGGGCTAATCCTGTCGAGGCCGGCGCGAACGCCGCGAGCGACAGAGCCGCCAGGATCATTGCCCGGCGCGCGACGACGAACGACATTGGATTTCCTCCCGAAGCCATGGCGACCCCATCACGGCCGCGGCGGCAAATAACTCCCGCGAGAGGGCGCGCGTCAAGAGTCTCGGCGCGACGCTCGCAAATCGAGAGCGAAGAGCGAGCCTCTGAGGCGACACAGCGAAATAACTGCTTCATTGGCCCACTCTCGGCAACGGGATGGA
The sequence above is a segment of the Methylosinus trichosporium OB3b genome. Coding sequences within it:
- a CDS encoding right-handed parallel beta-helix repeat-containing protein, whose amino-acid sequence is MALRFFRDAYSSLGWLLRGDARDVRGARARVYCACGALLLTTPRRSSRPQNHAENAGLVCAPRRLPTAAGAAGELARPRHIIKNASRTGISMRTNGSWSVIAHAAKQSRAMGRPLCRCVASLLALWLVATAEPSSASAPAAAARCRSIFVSPEGSDLASGDSGAAAVRTPARAIELLRALRRSGAAEGAVCLRFAPGAYPLRSPLMLDAETSGDAGASTILIAAASGAVFSGGVALPPPRVTRRGFWRWDVAGACPLEVQRSLFVNDERRMRSRTPKQGFLRVEAEVARGLETGAPRDKFSYAPEFDASRYTFDAGSEVVAFHYWSASRFPVFHIDAKNRILTVDGVTSHTDVWARFGKGEDYYFENIDRDALEPGEWAQSGTKIDYRPTSSEESERAAGRLRAVLPCTPQLLEIGDGAHDVVIDAIGFAHTGDLVRNIDRTPAQAGVSVKFAAAIAVEDASRISFDHIDVFGVASLAMSFARAAHCPVVTNSRMTDLGGGAVIIGDASDAYTPVVAAKDDPETCGVTLKNNVMSDGGKIWPGAAAVWIGDADRNKIVENDIRRFRYTGISLGWIWGGRHRTRHNVIEHNRISEIGMGAMSDLGGIYTLSDLEGSTIRHNVIDDVVARRYGGFGIYLDRGTSGVTVENNEISSVSNAGIALHMAGGNTLVGNEVCVREGLPPLLVIKPGQSPNKIEEIACPSK
- a CDS encoding beta-propeller fold lactonase family protein, producing the protein MIARLASPWTASLQARRRGCEPEGSRSWRGSAARAAALALALCSPAAADEAFVTNQGSGDVTIVDLATMRPAATLAIGGKPAGVAVSADGARAYVTSPEGKYLTVIDARERRALRRIALEGGPLGLAVAPDGGRVYVADMYEGRLFAVDPEAGAVVATAQVGVTPSGVAVTPDGRLILVSIRDADRIAFVDAASFRKIGEIEVGRHPFGVTIDAAGARAYTANVESDDVSVIDIAARRVAATVKVGKRPYCVALAQGRGFVTDQYAEAVSVFDLTTLAPVGEVKVGEYPEGIGASRDGKTVYVANWFTNEFWSIAADSLTVTGKAKTGDGPRAFGAFIRAMN
- a CDS encoding FAD-dependent oxidoreductase is translated as MPQKIEATCVVVGGGPAGLMTGFLLARAGVDTVVIEKHADFLRDFRGDTIHPSTLEVMHELGLLERFLLLPHRKARQIAAWIGDRKIVMADFTHLPTQCGFIAFMPQWDFLDFIAGEATKLPNFRLLMSTAAEAPLETDGRVAGVRARGPEGEIEIAARLVVAADGRTSVMRTAAGLEIEQYGAPMDVLWFRLRREPEDPQETFGRIAPGRMMVMIERGAFWQCGYVIPKGGAAELRGRPIEAFRDEVAATVPFVAGRLDEISGWEKVNLLTVQVDRLKRWSRPGLLCIGDAAHAMSPVGGVGVNLAIQDAVATANLLAGPLRAGTLRDADLAAVQKRREFPARVTQRIQRIIQDRVIRNVLAADAPIEPPLPLRLFDRFPFLRRLPARLIGLGVRPEHVAGAVSSSRE
- the mtnA gene encoding S-methyl-5-thioribose-1-phosphate isomerase — translated: MRIQSRHYRTIWPHADGTVEAIDQTLLPHRFETRRLAALDDAVAAIATMVVRGAPLIGVTGAYGLALAAAADPADSAIEEAHARLAAARPTAVNLRWALDRLRALLLAAPPLERRALAFGEAAAIADEDALACEAIGDQGAALICAAAAEHPGRPVNILTHCNAGWLCAVDWGTALAPIYKAARDGVPLHVWVDETRPRNQGASLTAFELGGEGVPHTVIADNAGGHLMQHGLVDLVIVGSDRTTRRGDVCNKIGTYLKALAAHDNGVPFYVALPSSTIDWTMRDGVAEIPIEERDPSEVTHISGRAADGATTRVQLTPDGSPARNWGFDVTPARLVGALITERGVCAASEAGLRQLFPDLA
- a CDS encoding SRPBCC family protein, with protein sequence MSFVVARRAMILAALSLAAFAPASTGLAHGPSRQKVTETIEIAAPAEKVWAIVGNFQDLSWLPPVAKTEGAGGNEPGKATRHITLKNGGEIDELLTKYDAADFSLAYRIEKVDVKVLPVNNYSSTMTVKPQGDKSVVEWKGAFYRGYPNNDPPPELSDEAALAAITGLYKSGLAALKEKVESGK